The DNA sequence CCCGGCGGTGGTCAGCCCGTGGCCGAGATAGCCGGCCAGGTCGGCCCGCAGTGCGACCGCGTCGCGGTCCGGGTAGCGGTTGAGTTGCCGCAGCTCGGCGGTGACCGCCTCGGCGATCGCCTCGACCACGACGTCCGGCAGCGGGTAGGAGTTCTCGTTGGTGTTGAGCCGCACCGCAACGTCCAACTGCGGTGCCCCGTACGGGCTGCGACCGCGCAGATCGTCGCGGATCGGCAGGTCGTCCAGGGTGATCGGGCCGGTCATCTGGCCACCGCCGATCGACCCGCGGCCGGGGAGACGGCCGGTGAGTTCGCCGCCGGGCCGGCGATGCCGGTCGGGTCGGTGAACCGGGCCCGGACCGCCTGCCCGTGCGCCGGCAGGTCCTCCGCCTCGGCCAGGGTGACCACGTGGTCGGCGACGTCACGCAACGCGTCCGCGTCGTACTCGACGAGGTGGACGCCGCGCAGGAAGGACTGCACCGACAGGCCCGAGGAGTGCCGGGCGCAACCGCCGGTGGGCAGTACGTGGTTGGAGCCGGCGCAGTAGTCACCCAGCGACACCGGGGCGTACGCGCCGACGAAGACCGCCCCGGCGTTGCGGACCCGCAGCGCCCACTGCCGGGCGTCCCGGGTCTGGATCTCCAGGTGCTCGGCGGCGTACGCGTCGACCACGGCCAGACCGGCTTCGAGGTCGTCGACCAGGACCGTGCCGGACTGCTCGCCGCCGAGCGCGGTCGCGATCCGGTCGGCGTGCCGGGTGGCCGGCACCTGCCGGGCCAGTTCCTGGTCGACCGCGTCGGCCAGCCCGGTCGACGGGGTGACCAGCACGCTGGCCGCCAACGGGTCGTGCTCGGCCTGGCTGATCAGGTCGGCGGCGACGTGCACCGGGTCCGCGGTGTCGTCGGCGAGGATGGCGATCTCGGTCGGGCCGGCCTCGGCGTCGATACCGACCACCCCGCGCAGCAGCCGCTTGGCGGCGGTGACCCAGATGTTGCCCGGCCCGGTGATCACGTCGACCGGGGCGCACCGGTCGGTCCCGTCCGGGTCGACCGCAGCACCGTAGCCGAGCATCGCGACGGCCTGGGCGCCGCCGACCGCGTACACCTCGTCGACGCCGAGCAGGGCGCAGGCGGCCAGTACCCGCGAATCGGGCAACCCGTCGTTGTCGCGCTGCGGCGGGCTGGTCACCACCAGCGATGCCACCCCGGCGACCTGGGCGGGGACCACGTTCATCACCACGGTCGACGGGTACACCGCCAACCCGCCGGGCACGTACAGCCCGACCCGGCCGACCGGCACCCAGCGTTCGGTGACGGTGCCGCCGGGCACCACCTGGGTGGTGACGTCGGTCCGGCGCTGGTCGGCGTGCACCCGCCGGGCCCGGTCGATGGATTCCAGCAGGGCTGCCCGGACCCCGGGATCGAGGTCGCGCTCGGCCGCGGCGAGCGCCTCGGCGGGCACCCGCAGCCGGTGCGGGCTGACCTCGTCGAACCGCTCGGCCGCCTCCCGGATCGCCGGGTAGCCATGGTCACGGACCGCCTCCACCAGCGGGCGGATCCGCTCGACCGCCACGGAGACGTCGAGCTGGGCACGGGGCAGCAGGCCACGCGGGTCAGGTGACCCGCCTCGCAGGTCGATCCGGTTCAGCACGCTTGCGAGTCTAGGCGTCCTCCCACTGGCCGGACGCCGGCCGTCCAGCGGACGGGACAGTGAGCGTGACCACGCTAGGCTCGACCGGTGGGTCAGCGGCTACCGGTCTTTCCGCTCGGGACGGTGCTCTTCCCCGGGTTGGTGCTGCCTCTGCACATCTTCGAGGAGCGTTACCGGGCACTGGTCCGGCATCTGACCAGCCTGCCCGAGGGCGTCACCCGGGAGTTCGGGGTGGTGGCGATCCGGCGTGGCTGGGAGGTGCTGCCGAGCGCCGGGCCGCCGGGCGCGCCGGCACCGACCTCGGTGAGCCTGCACGAGATCGGCTGCACGGCTCAGCTGCGGCAGGTCACCGAGCTGCCGAACGGGCGGTACGACATCGTGACGGTGGGCCGGCGCCGGTTCCGGATCACCGACCTGGCCACCGAAGGTACGCCGTACCTCACCGCGTCGGTGCAGTGGCTGCCCGAGCCGACCGGGTCCGAGGAGCTGGCCGACCTGCTGGCCCCGCAGGTACTCGCGGTGTTCCGGCAGTATCTCGACCTGGTCCGGACCGACTCGGCCGAGATCACCGAGCAGCTGCCGGAGACGCCGACCGTGCTCTCCCACCTGGTGGCGGCGACCGCCGCGTTGCACATCAGCGAGCGGCAGGCGCTGCTGGCGGAGCTGGACACCGCCCGACGGCTGCGGGCCGAGCTGCGGATGCTCAATCGGGAGGTGGCGCTGCTGCGCCGGGTGCGGGCGGTGCCGGTCCCGTTGCCCGAGTTGGCGGTTCCGGCGAGTCCGAACTGATCCGCGGATCGGCGGCGACGTCCGGGGCCGGACGCACGTCCGGGGCCGCTGGGAGGATCGGAAGGTCAGGCCCGGCTTCGCCCCGGTCCGGCCCGGGACGCAGGTCCGGGTGGCTGGACCAGCCGGCCAGCATGGTGTACGCCAGCACTGCGCCGAGCGCCGGAGCGCCGAACGCGCCGGTGACCGTCGGCAGCACGCCGAACCACAGGTCGAAGTCGCCGGCCTGCAGGTCCGGTGGCCGCTCCAACTGGGCACCGAGCGCCGCCGCCTCGATCGCCCGCTGGTAGCCGGCCAGGCCGATCTGCCGGCCGAGGGCCCAGGCCAGCGCCGCCGCGCCGAGCCCACCGGCGGTGACGGCGACCAGCCCGTACGGGCCACGGGACCGGGGCAGCGACGCCCAGACGACGATCCCGGCGAGGATCCCGTAGCCGACGCCGAGCATCGCGAACCAGCCGTCGGCGGCGACGAAGACCTCCGGGTCGCCGCCCCGTACCGCCGCGCCCTGCTCGGTCTTGACCACCGGGATCCAGGGGGCCAGCAGCGACCAGGCGACGCCGAGCGGAGCACCGCCCACGGTGATCGCGGCGGCGACGTACAGCCCTGGCCGTCGCCAGATCCGGCGCCGGCCGGCGGCTGGGTTGGACGCCGCCGCGCCGACGTCGGGCGGGGGTGCCGGCGACGCGCCGATGTCGGGCGGGGGTGCCGGCGACGCCCCGGACGGGCCGGTCGGGTCGCCGGGTGGGCCGGCGTCGGCGGTGGAACTCACCCGTCGATCCTCTCGCAGATCTCAGCCGGCCACGGCGGTAGGGCCGAGGAGCGCCTTGAGGTCGGCCATCAACGCGGTCGTCGGGGCGACCCGGTGCGGGCCGAGACGCAGCAGGGTGGCGCGGCCACCGTTGACGAGTTTGACGTGCACCTCGGCCGAACCGGGGTGGCTGGTCAGCACGTCGCGGAGGCTGTCGACCAGCGGCGGGGTGCAGCGGGCCGGGGACAGCGCGATCACGATGGGCTTGATCTCGTCCGCCGCGGTGATCTCTGGTACGGACAGGTCCATCGCCATCAGTCGGGGCTGGTCGTCGCGTCGGTCGACCCGGCCCTTCACCACGACGATCGCGTCCTCGGCGATGTACTGGCCGACGAGTTCGTAGGTGTTCGGGAAGAACAGCACCTCGACTGCGCCGCCCAGGTCCTCCAGGGTGGCCGAGGCCCACGCCCGGCCCTGCTTGGTGATCCGCCGCTGCACCCCGGAGAGGATGCCGGCCAGGTTGACCACGGTGCCGTCGGCGACCGCGCCGTCCTCGGCCAGGGCGGCGATGGACATGTCCGCAGCGTTGGCGAGGACGTGCTCGACACCGAACAGCGGGTGGTCGGAGACGTACAGGCCGAGCATCTCCCGTTCGAAAGTGAGCAGGTCGGTCTTGTCCCACTCGCCGTCCGGGATCGGCGGGGTGACCACCATCGGGCCCGCGCCGCCGCCGGCCGGGTCGGCGGCACCGAACGCGTCACCGAACAAGTCGTACTGGCCGACCGCCTCGTTGCGTTTCAGATCCATGAACGAGTCGATCGCGTCGGCGTGCACGGTCAGCAGACCCCGGCGGGTGTGCCCCAACGAGTCGAACGCGCCCGCCTTGATCAACGACTCGACGGTACGTTTGTTGCAGGCCACCGCGTCGACCTTGCGCAGGAAGTCGTAGAAGTCGGTGTAGGCGCCCTTGTCCTTGCGGCACCGGGCGATCGCGTCGACCACGTTCGTGCCCACGTTACGCACGGCGGCCAGGCCGAACCGGATGTCGGCGCCGACGGCGGTGAACCGGGCCCCGGAGGCGTTGACGTCCGGCGGCAGCACCTTGATCTTCATCCGCCGGCACTCGGCCAGGTAGACGGCGGCCTTGTCCTTGTCGTCGCCGACGCTGGTCAGCAGCGCGGCCATGTACTCGGCCGGGTAGTTGGCCTTCAGGTACGCCGTCCAGTAGGACACCAGTCCGTAGCCGGCGGTGTGCGCCTTGTTGAACGCGTAGTCGGAGAACGGGACCAGGATGTCCCACAGCGTCTTGATCGCCTCGTCGGAGTAGCCGTTGTCCCGCATGCCCTGCGAGAACGGCACGTACTCCTTGTCCAGGATCTCCTTCTTCTTCTTACCCATCGCCCGACGCAGCAGGTCCGCGGCGCCGAGCGTGTAGCCGGCCAGCTGCTGGGCGATCGCCATGACCTGCTCCTGGTAGACGATCAACCCGTAGGTGTCGCCCAGGATGTCGGCGAGCGGTTCGGCCAGCTCGGGGTGGATCGGCACCACCGGTTTGCGGTTGTTCTTGCGGTCGGCGTACTCGTTGTGCGCGTTGGCGCCCATCGGACCCGGCCGGTACAGGGCGAGGACGGCGGAGATGTCCTCGAAGTTGTCCGGCACCATCGAGCGCAGCAGTGACCGCATCGGCCCACCGTCGAGCTGGAACACCCCGAGCGTGTCACCCCGGGCGAGCAGCTCGTAGGCGCGTTTGTCGTCCAGCGGCAGATCCTCCAGGACCAGGTTCAGGTTCTGGTTGTCGGCGATCCCGGCCAGACAGTCGTCCATCACGGTCAGGTTGCGCAGCCCGAGGAAGTCCATCTTCAGCAGGCCGATGGACTCACACGCGCCCATGTCCCACTGGGTGATGATCGCCCCGTCCTGCTCCCGCTTCTGGATCGGCAGCACGTCCACCAAGGGGTCGCGGGACAGGATCACCCCGGCCGCGTGCACCCCCCACTGCCGTTTCAGCCCCTCCAGGCCCTTGGCCGTGTCGACGATCTTGCGGACCTCGCCGTCGGACTCGTACAGCGCCCGGAACTCCACCGCCTCCGGGTAGCGCGGGTGCTTCGGGTCGAAGATGCCGGTCAGCGGGATGTCCTTGCCCATCACCGGCGGCGGCATCGCCTTGGTGATCCGGTCACCCATCGCGAACGGATAGCCGAGCACCCGCGCCGCGTCCTTGATCGCGGCCTTCGCCTTGATCGTGCCGTAGGTGATGATCTGGGCGACCCGTTCCTCGCCGTACCGCTCGGTCGCGTAGCGAATCATGTCACCGCGGCGACGCTCGTCGAAGTCCATGTCGATATCCGGCATCGACACCCGGTCCGGATTCAGGAACCGCTCGAACAGCAGGCCGTGCGGGATCGGGTCCAGCTCCGTGATACCCAGGGCGTACGCGATCAGCGCCCCGGCCGCCGAACCACGGCCCGGACCGACCCGGATCCCCTCCCGCTTGGCGTAGTGCACCAGGTCCGCGGTCACCAGGAAGTAGCCCGGGAACCCCATCTTGAGGATCACGTCGAGCTCGTACTCGGCCTGCCGGCGGTGCCCGTCGGGCACCCCGCCGGGGAAGCGGCGCTCCAGCCCACGCAGCACCTCGGCCCGCAGGAACGACTCCTCGGTCTCCCCGGCCGGCACCGGGAACTGCGGCATCAGGTCCCGGGACGCGAACAACGCCGAATAGTCGCCGATCTTCTCGGCGATCTCTAGGGTGTTGTCACATGCTCCCGGCACCTCCGCGTCCCACAGTTTCCGCATGTCCGCCGCGGATTTCAGATAGAAGTCCCGCGCGTCGAACTTGAACCGCTTCGGGTCCGCCATCGTCGAACCGGACTGGACACACAGCAGCACCTCGTGCGCGTCCGCGTCCCGTTCATGCGTGTAGTGCAGATCATTGGTCGCGACCGGTTTGAGATTCAACCGCTTTCCGAGCCGGATCAGATCATCCCGGACCCGGGTTTCGATACCCAGTCCGTGATCCATCAGCTCCAGGTAGAAATTGTCAGCGCCGAAGATGTCGCGGAATTCGGCCGCCGACGCGCACGCCTTCTCGAAGTCACCGATCCGCAACCAGGTCTGGACCTCACCGGACGGACACCCCGTGGTCGCGATGATCCCCTTACCGTACTCGTTCAGCAGTTCCCGGTCCGCACGCGGCTTGTAGAAGTACCCCTCCAGGCTCGCCCGCGAGCCCAGCCGGAACAGGTTGCGCAGGCCGTCCGCGTCCGCCGCCAGCATCGTCATGTGCGTGTACGCGCCACCACCGGAGACGTCGTTCTCCCCGCCGTCGGCCCACCGTACCCTCGTCCGGTCCCGCCGGTCCGTCCCGGGTGTGAGATACGCCTCCAGGCCGATGATCGGTTTCACCCCGGCACCGGTCGCCTGCTTGAAGAAATCGTACGCGCCGAAAAGATTGCCGTGGTCGGTCATCGCCAGGGCCGGCATTTCCAGACGGTTGGCCTCGGCGAACAGTTCCTTCAACCGGGCCGCTCCATCGAGCATCGAATACTCTGTGTGCACGTGCAGGTGCACAAAACTATCGGACACCGACCCGGCCCCCTTCTCCCGTCCCGGCACGACCAGCGAACCCTATCGTGTCGCCACCGACGCCGCACCGAGGCGCGCGGGTCCACAGCCGCACGGCGGGCACCACTTTCACTCACCCCGACTCGCGACACTCCCGGGAGAGTACGAGCTCCACCCGACAACACCGTCAGTGAGGGTTTACCGTCTCTGTGTGAGCACAGCCAGACAGAGACCCACATTTCGCTCCAGGCTGGCCGGCATCGGCGTCGAGGCGCTGGTCAGCATCGGCGCCGCGTTCGGGTTCCTGGCCTGGAGCAAAGACATAAATGTCGATCCACTGGACCGAAAGGGCCAGGTGAGCGGCCTGGCAGCACTCCAGCTCCGGTTCGCGGTGCTGGCCGGCGTGCTGGTTGTCGCGATGGTGCTGACCCACCGGCTGCTCGCCCCGGCGCACCGCCCGTACGTCGTCCGGGCCGGCTGCGCCGCGGTCGCCGGGCTCGCCACCGGGCTCGTCGCCGGTGGGATCGCGGTGGCGCTGCGCGGCACCCAGCTGCCGCTGTGGGCCGGCGGCGGCGACTACCAGTGGATCCTCGAATGGACCGCCGCGTTGTGGTCCGGGCAGGAGATATCCGACCACTACCCACCGGTCGTCTTCTGGGTGATCGGGGCCTGGGCCGGGCTGACCGACCAGCCGCACGTCCTCGCCCTCAAGGACCTCCAACTGGCCGGTACCGCCCTGTTCGGCCCGGCCGCCTACCTGGCCTGGCGACTGGTGCTGCGTCCGCTCTGGGCGGTGGCCGTCGGTGTGCTGGCGATGCTGCCGATGATCGAACCGGTCAAGCCGTACCCGCAGATCACCCTGGTGATGCTGATCCCGGTGCTGGTGAAGTTCCTGTCGACGGTCCGCCGGGCGGATCGGATGACCGCCCGGCGGGCGCTGCTGGCCGGCGCGCTGGCCGGGGTCGGCCTCGGGCTGCTCTTCCTGCTCTATTCCGGATGGTTCGTCTGGTGCGCGGGCGGCATGCTGGTGGCCGTCGCGCTGACCGCCCCGTGGCGGACCGGTTGGCGGTCGGTCCTGCTACTCGGCGGCGCGACCGTGGTCAGCTTCGTGCTGGTCGGCTGGGTACATCTACGCGGCCTGCTCGCCCCGACCGGCGGCACCTCCGACGACTACTTCTACTTCGACACCGACACCGAGCCGGCGTACATCGCGATGTGGCGCAACGACCGGCCGGCCGACGTCGGCCCGGTCTGGCCGCCGGTCGGCGAACTCGGCGGAGTCGGGCTGTTCACCCTGCTGCTCGCGGCCGGGCTCGGGCTGGCCCTCACGCTGGCCTGGCGGCGTAGCATCGTGATCGCCCTCGGCGCGTGCGCGGCCAGCGCCTGGTTCCTGCGGATGTGGCTGGCCAGCGAACAGTGGGAGACCCAGACCGTACGGCTGTATCCGCGGACCACCGCCGTGGTGCTCTACTGCCTGCTGATCCTCACCGGATTCGGGGTGCTGCTCGCCGTCCAACGCTGGCGCGGCCGCACCGGCCCCGGCGCCACCGGCCCAGCCGGCCGGGAGTCGACCGCTCCGGTCGGGCTGCTGCTCGTGCCGCTGCTGTTCGTGCTCGCCTCCGCCGGGTCGGCCACCGTCGACCGGTACCTGCCCGACGAGCGGACCAACCACGCCGGCTACTTCGCCTGGATCGCGCACACGACGCCCTACCCGGACGGCCGGTGCTCCCGCTGGGGGGTGGCGCACGGCTGCCAGCCGACGGCCGACCGGGTGCCAGCCGACTGACCGGGCCCAGCCGACTGACCGGCTCAGTCAACCGACCGGGCTCAGCGGACGAACGGCTCCAGCATCATCGAGGCCGCCTGCAGCCACGCCTGCCGCGTCTCCGGCTGCAACTGCACGTACTCGATCGACGACCCGGTCTCCAGGGCCGGGTCGTAGGGCACCACGGCGACCGCCCGGGTCCGGGTGGCGAAGTGCCGACGCAGGTCGTCGAGCAGCGGCATCGGCCCCGGGCTCGGGCAGGACAGCAAGGTCACCGCGTTGCGCACCAGGTCGCCCATGCCGACGTCGTCCAGCAGGTCCAGCATCCAGTCCGCGGTGAACGCCGCGTCCTCGCGGGGCACGCAGGTGACCACCAGCTGATCGGCGGCCTGCAGGACGGTCTGCCAGTTGGCGCTCTCCACGTTGTTGCCGGTGTCCACGCAGATCACGTCGTGGGTTCGGCGGAGCAGCTCCAGCACCCGCCGAACGGTGTGCGGGTCGAGACGCTGCGCGAACCGAGGGCTCTCCTCACCGGCGAGCACATCGTACGAGCCGTCGGAGGCGTGCCGGAGGTAGTCGTCGAGCCGGTCGGTCAGCTCGTAGCCGTGCGAGCCCTCGATCTCCACCAGATCGGAGATCAGATGGCGGATTGTCCGGGCGTGACGGGCGCTGCCGGCCCGCAGCCCGAGCGTGCCGCGCAGCTCGTTGTCGTCCCAGGCGAGCACGCCACGGCCACGGACGCTACCGATCGTCGCCGCGGCGAGGACGGTCGCCGTCGTCTTGTGCACCCCGCCCTTCGGATTGGCGAACGCCAGCACCCGCGGTATGCCGAGGTTGCGGCGCAGGATGCCGGTGGCCCGGTCGACCTCCGCGTCGGGCCGACTCTCCCGCCACTCGATCCGCGCCGGGTATCCGCCGCCGCCGTCCGGACCCGGCGGGTATCCCGGCCCCGGCCCGCCCCG is a window from the Solwaraspora sp. WMMD792 genome containing:
- a CDS encoding AAA family ATPase, which produces MEGTESGWGRPAEPAPRWRALLDRARLGGRTGEHPEVADRNGAAPRPRENGRGTAQVPNGIAQVPGHHPEPGHSTGSSWMGDSGHPADPGYPADPGPPARAAGRYAALAPPPGPVAPGGYAPSYPVMPGHPPDRGGRPVRPSVPPPPEQGFPSGPEVGGYPPVAEPPRRGGPGPGYPPGPDGGGGYPARIEWRESRPDAEVDRATGILRRNLGIPRVLAFANPKGGVHKTTATVLAAATIGSVRGRGVLAWDDNELRGTLGLRAGSARHARTIRHLISDLVEIEGSHGYELTDRLDDYLRHASDGSYDVLAGEESPRFAQRLDPHTVRRVLELLRRTHDVICVDTGNNVESANWQTVLQAADQLVVTCVPREDAAFTADWMLDLLDDVGMGDLVRNAVTLLSCPSPGPMPLLDDLRRHFATRTRAVAVVPYDPALETGSSIEYVQLQPETRQAWLQAASMMLEPFVR
- the hisD gene encoding histidinol dehydrogenase, which translates into the protein MLNRIDLRGGSPDPRGLLPRAQLDVSVAVERIRPLVEAVRDHGYPAIREAAERFDEVSPHRLRVPAEALAAAERDLDPGVRAALLESIDRARRVHADQRRTDVTTQVVPGGTVTERWVPVGRVGLYVPGGLAVYPSTVVMNVVPAQVAGVASLVVTSPPQRDNDGLPDSRVLAACALLGVDEVYAVGGAQAVAMLGYGAAVDPDGTDRCAPVDVITGPGNIWVTAAKRLLRGVVGIDAEAGPTEIAILADDTADPVHVAADLISQAEHDPLAASVLVTPSTGLADAVDQELARQVPATRHADRIATALGGEQSGTVLVDDLEAGLAVVDAYAAEHLEIQTRDARQWALRVRNAGAVFVGAYAPVSLGDYCAGSNHVLPTGGCARHSSGLSVQSFLRGVHLVEYDADALRDVADHVVTLAEAEDLPAHGQAVRARFTDPTGIAGPAANSPAVSPAAGRSAVAR
- a CDS encoding DUF2567 domain-containing protein; translated protein: MSSTADAGPPGDPTGPSGASPAPPPDIGASPAPPPDVGAAASNPAAGRRRIWRRPGLYVAAAITVGGAPLGVAWSLLAPWIPVVKTEQGAAVRGGDPEVFVAADGWFAMLGVGYGILAGIVVWASLPRSRGPYGLVAVTAGGLGAAALAWALGRQIGLAGYQRAIEAAALGAQLERPPDLQAGDFDLWFGVLPTVTGAFGAPALGAVLAYTMLAGWSSHPDLRPGPDRGEAGPDLPILPAAPDVRPAPDVAADPRISSDSPEPPTRATGPAPPAPGAAAPPPD
- the dnaE gene encoding DNA polymerase III subunit alpha; protein product: MSDSFVHLHVHTEYSMLDGAARLKELFAEANRLEMPALAMTDHGNLFGAYDFFKQATGAGVKPIIGLEAYLTPGTDRRDRTRVRWADGGENDVSGGGAYTHMTMLAADADGLRNLFRLGSRASLEGYFYKPRADRELLNEYGKGIIATTGCPSGEVQTWLRIGDFEKACASAAEFRDIFGADNFYLELMDHGLGIETRVRDDLIRLGKRLNLKPVATNDLHYTHERDADAHEVLLCVQSGSTMADPKRFKFDARDFYLKSAADMRKLWDAEVPGACDNTLEIAEKIGDYSALFASRDLMPQFPVPAGETEESFLRAEVLRGLERRFPGGVPDGHRRQAEYELDVILKMGFPGYFLVTADLVHYAKREGIRVGPGRGSAAGALIAYALGITELDPIPHGLLFERFLNPDRVSMPDIDMDFDERRRGDMIRYATERYGEERVAQIITYGTIKAKAAIKDAARVLGYPFAMGDRITKAMPPPVMGKDIPLTGIFDPKHPRYPEAVEFRALYESDGEVRKIVDTAKGLEGLKRQWGVHAAGVILSRDPLVDVLPIQKREQDGAIITQWDMGACESIGLLKMDFLGLRNLTVMDDCLAGIADNQNLNLVLEDLPLDDKRAYELLARGDTLGVFQLDGGPMRSLLRSMVPDNFEDISAVLALYRPGPMGANAHNEYADRKNNRKPVVPIHPELAEPLADILGDTYGLIVYQEQVMAIAQQLAGYTLGAADLLRRAMGKKKKEILDKEYVPFSQGMRDNGYSDEAIKTLWDILVPFSDYAFNKAHTAGYGLVSYWTAYLKANYPAEYMAALLTSVGDDKDKAAVYLAECRRMKIKVLPPDVNASGARFTAVGADIRFGLAAVRNVGTNVVDAIARCRKDKGAYTDFYDFLRKVDAVACNKRTVESLIKAGAFDSLGHTRRGLLTVHADAIDSFMDLKRNEAVGQYDLFGDAFGAADPAGGGAGPMVVTPPIPDGEWDKTDLLTFEREMLGLYVSDHPLFGVEHVLANAADMSIAALAEDGAVADGTVVNLAGILSGVQRRITKQGRAWASATLEDLGGAVEVLFFPNTYELVGQYIAEDAIVVVKGRVDRRDDQPRLMAMDLSVPEITAADEIKPIVIALSPARCTPPLVDSLRDVLTSHPGSAEVHVKLVNGGRATLLRLGPHRVAPTTALMADLKALLGPTAVAG
- a CDS encoding LON peptidase substrate-binding domain-containing protein gives rise to the protein MGQRLPVFPLGTVLFPGLVLPLHIFEERYRALVRHLTSLPEGVTREFGVVAIRRGWEVLPSAGPPGAPAPTSVSLHEIGCTAQLRQVTELPNGRYDIVTVGRRRFRITDLATEGTPYLTASVQWLPEPTGSEELADLLAPQVLAVFRQYLDLVRTDSAEITEQLPETPTVLSHLVAATAALHISERQALLAELDTARRLRAELRMLNREVALLRRVRAVPVPLPELAVPASPN